tttgatattatatttaagcttaactcaaagTCTAATATAAGACAAGGGCTCTAAccaatcttaccaaaattataacattaaccatgtttatgtatcccaccaatttgtcaagttaagccatgttatttaatataaaatacaattttagacaatttcttttctatcaaacaataacggaaaaaaaatcatatctttacATATCTTGATATGAAGCCCGTATTTCTTATCCtgttttacatatcttcttATATCCaatcttttttatcaaacgagtCCTAAGTGTATTTAGGAATTATGAAATACTGTGTTAAGAATAGGTGATCCACCTTTTACAgttaaaatgcatattttatatataatgatacTTACTAATCACTATTTAAAGGGGTTTAACTTATGAAGTTAACCAtcaatctatacaatatataaaagtggagtTTTGGGGGTGTTTAGAGAAATAAGAGGAATTTTAGGGGTATTTGGAAAATGACcatttaaaatagatattaaatgaattaaaatatataaaacgtGTGATTAAGTGTtagttgattaattaatttccataGTTAGTGGATTAGTGGTATAGTTAGGGGTAATGTTGCACAACAATATATAGCCAAAGAAAAGCAAGACTTGAAAACAAAacctattttgttttttaactCTTAAATATGTTTCATGCTTTATAATGATGCACGTGCTCCCAAATACAGTTTTGAGTTTAGAGTTGTTAgagaaataacaaataatttcGTACTTTGTAGCAGACGGGGTGACCCTCTTTGCTGCGGCCGTGCATGAACACGGCCTTGTCAAATTCTTCTTCGTGTTGTTTATGTTGTTCTCTTTGTAGGTCTTTATGGTGGAAGTGATTTATGTTTTGAAGTGTCGAgcttaattatgtgattttttttttccttttcttcatgTACTATTGTGAAATGtcgaatatataattttttcatgtagTGCTCTATATGAATATTAGGTCGGCGACAGCTCTTATACATTTGTCTTTACtatctattatattttattttttctactttatccTTTGAcacttcaatttcttaaattccgtTCCCAAAAGAAATACCCAattaccttgggacggagggagtagtatatttttgagGAGGTGACTTACAAACAGTGACGGCTGCGTATAGAGTAAACTTGGTTGAATACTTGAATGTCATGATTTTCCcaatataaatacataattcaaaaatagaaaatcaaaaatcaaaaagtcaTCGTCATCCCGTCGCCTCCCTCCTCTCACCTTCTCCCTCCCTCTCAACCAATTCATCACTTTTTCTACTTCCCACAATTCTATGGCATCAGAAAATCCTTTagatttttaatgaatttcgAGGATACAGAAAACCCACCAAAATCAGAGTCCCCAATTACAAACCCTAGATTGAATGgatatgaaatttgaattggGGTAATCATTCTCAGTTTTTATCTGTGGAATTTTGCCGATCTGGTGCAGTTGTTTTGCTGGTGGTGAGTTTCTTTTGGTTTCTTATTGGGAGATTATGGTTGCTGTGCACTTATAGATTTTATGATGATAATTCTCATTGTTTGATTGATGTATTCTGTCGGTTTAATTTAAGGTTTTGTATGCTTGGTGGTTAATATCTGATgtttttatagttatttaaCCTCATGAACCTAAAATCTGCGAAGTTGTTTCCACATGCCGGTCAATATGGATGATTTTAGGGTTTGGGATATTGTTCATTTATCAATCAATTGTCTTGTTATGTTTTAGCTCATGCCCAATTGTTGCTCATGttcatttatatttgtagTCCTACTGTAagtatcaataaaataagaatgaagGTTTTGACTTGCATGTATTTTTGGAACATTTAATCCTCTCCGGAACTGAATCGTAAACATTCAATTTGCAACAACTTTTATGAGCATTGGCATTCTATCCATTATTTGATTATGATGAAGACTTGCTTtgacttaatttttatttatttgacttATTTTTATCCTTGCCGAACTCCCATAGTCCCATATGTTAAGGGTTGGCAATTAGAACTAAtgcaaaatattagtactatgaTTTATTGTTGGTTATGCACTTTTAGGGCGTGTGATGAACACTGAAATATACTTATTACATAGATGATATTATGcagttgaaaattgaaatgtttgATTTCATGGCTTGAAAGAGGGCATCTTTTAGCTGCACCTTTGTAAGAATAAGGTGTATTCACGATAGCAGACATCagattagtataatatttgcATGTGTTTCGCTCTGGCTGGTATGCTTTTTTGCAcctctatttttcaaaattactGTAATAACATTTGGTGCACATAACGATGAACTTTGTTTTTCTGTTTACCCTTTATTTCTGATTACTATGTTATTCCATTGTCAGTTTCTTATGAAGATGTTGTGTATTTTTACTGTCTCTATCGTGTTCAATTGCCTTTTGCAACCATTCATTTGATGGAAGATGACCTTGCTGATGGATAACGCCAAAGAAAATCCTTCTAGAGAGCGTGTTCAACAACTTTTCAACAAGGTATATATCTCCTACTACTTCCTTTGATTCTCATGTTTGCCATGCCATCATAAAAAGTCGGAATAATTACCATTTGAATCACAACTTTACATTAACTTCCTTTGAAACTGgtatataaaatcataacttttccgtaccattttatttacaaactTATACCATTACAATATTGTGGACCCCactctccactaacattatttccactaccctttctccctctctctcttacttttccctttatatattaaaacccGTGGCGAACACATTGTTCAtaatctttggggacggagggagtatgatttttcaaaaaccaTGTGCTTGTGCTGCCacatcatatttaattttgacaCATCAGTTTTGATTTGGATCATCATAGGACATttgggaaaaattaaaatcttctGATCTTATATTCCAGTTTCAAAAGTTATGGGATTGACACCCCTAAAAAGTATTGCATCTTTATTTCTCTGTCTGCCTAAAAAGTTAATGGTGTATTTTCTCTAGTCTGACTTGACTTCTTTGTCCTGTTGTAGAATGTTGAGTTGGAGAACAAGCGAAGAAAAGCAGCACAGGCCAGAATCCCTTCAGATCCTAACACATGGCAGAATATGCGTGAAAATTATGAAGCAATTCTCCTTGAAGACCATGCTTTTTCTGAACAACATGATATAGAATATGCTCTATGGCAATTGCATTATAGGAGGATTGAGGAGCTAAGGGCCCTCTTTGCTGCAGCGGCTTCGGCAGGATCACCTGCACCCCAAAATGGTAAAGGGACACTTCGTGCGCTACCTGATCGACTTACAAAGATCCGTACTCAGTTTAAGACATTCCTCTCTGAGGCTACTGGATTTTATCATGATTTGATGTTGAAGATAAGATCTAAGTATGGACTCCCATTGGGATATTCTTCTGATGATCCAGAAAATCAGATCCCAGTGTCAAAAGATGGAAATAAATCTCCAGAGGGGAAAAAAGGTTTGATGACATGTCATCGTTGTCTGATCTATTTGGGTGATCTTGCTCGTTACAAAAGCCTATATGGAGAAGGGGATTCTAAAGCCCGGGATTTTGCAGCTGCATCAAGCTATTATTCGCAAGCTTCCTCAATATGGCCTTCAAGTGGTAATCCACATCATCAGGTGCACTGAtacatcaatattattattttcttaattacttCCTATTAACTAGCGTGCTTGACTTCGTTGAGTCTCTTGGTCGCCTTAATTGAATGTTGTCCTTTGCAATTTTTAGCTTGCCATACTGGCTGGATATTCAAATGATGAACTGCTGTCGATATATCGCTATTTTCGAAGTCTAGCAGTGGATATCCCATTTGTAACTGCAAGAGACAACTTAATCATTGCGTTTGAGAAGGTAAAAATAGTGTCCAGACTACTGTGACAGCACAACTTCAATTTCTTGCATCCTGAGTAACTTGACCTGCCAACTAGTTCTGTAGAACCTTAAGTTTAGAAAATAACCTACAAGTCAGAACTTCCTGCCGTCACTGCTCATTTTCAAAAGTCTTGTGGTTCTGGAAGTGTTGAACAACAGTTATATTTTAAAGTGGTTACAGAATGGGTGAAGATACATATGGAACCCTATAGTTTTCTCTCTTAATGctctttcatttatttcacAGAATCGTCAGAATTACTCCCAGATACTTGGTGATGGTAAAGCTCCTTCTGTGAAGATGTCGCCTGCAAGGTTGCCTGGAAAGGGAAAAGGCAAAGGGGAGCCAAGGCCTGCCTTGAAGGAAAATAAGCCAGTAGCTAGTGCAATGAAGGAAAGAGCTCCAAATAAGTCTGAACTCTTCAAAGCTTTTATTACAAAGTTTGTTAGGTTGAACGGCATTCTCTTCACGCGCACAAGGTTGGTTCTGAATTTGGTAAAGCATTAGAAGATTCTAGTTGCAGAAGACAATTACTGACACTTGTTCCTTTTGTTATGATTCCAGCCTTGAAATCTTTCCTGAAGCGTTCTCTATGGTTAAAAGTGATTTATTGGAACTTCTTTCCAGTGGGGCTGATGACGAGCTCAACTTTGGTTCAGATGCAGCTGAGTGTAGGCTTGCAATCATTAGAATGATTGCGGTCCTAATATTCACTGTACATAATGTGAGCAGGGAAGGTGAAAACCAATCCTATGCTGACATTCTACAACGCAATGTCCTGCTTCAAAATGCTTTTACTGCTGCATTTGAATTTGTGGGCAGCATTCTTGAGCGGTGCAACCATTTAACTGATCCCTCATTAAGCTATTTTCTACCTGGGATTATGGTGTTTGTAGAATGGTTGGCGTGTCGTCAGGATTTTGCTGTTGGCAGTGAATTGGAGGAGAAACAAGTTAAAGCAAGATCTTTTTTCTGGAATAAATGCATCATATTTCTGAATAAGCTCTTGTCTAGTGGCCTCGTGTCGAttaatgaagatgaagatgagacATGTTTCTCAAATATGAGCAAGTATGATGAAAGTGAAACTGCTAATCGCCTTGCATTACCTGAAGATTTTGAGTTGAGAGGATTTCATCCTCTGCTTCCTGCTCAACTCATCCTTGATTTTTCAAGGAAGCACTTATTTGGAGGTGATGGAGGCAGCAAAGAGAGGATTGCACGTGTAAAGAGGATTATAGCAGCTGGAAAGGCTCTTGCTAATGTTGTTCGAGTTGGCCCTGATGGAGTATATTTCGACGATCAGATGAAAAAGTTTGTCTTTGGTGTTGAACCTCAGATTTCTGATGATCTTTCGCTTCCCAGTCATTTGGAACCTAATGTGAATGTTAACTCGCTAGATATTTCATCGAAAGGGCGAATGGCTCTGGCTGCTCTGCCAAAGATAGTGGTGGGTGCGGAAGCGGATGATGAAGATGACGAGGTGATTGTATTTAAGCCTCCAACTACTGAAAGGCATATGGATGAGTTCTCTCTGAAATTGACTTCTCCGGGGATTTCTGCTTCTGTCGGTGAGGCTAGCAAGGTTGATTTTGGGAATGAAAAGGGATCTCCCTCTGCTGTGCAAGATGGGTTCCTCTTAAAGAGTGCGGTGTCTGCAGGCATGAAATCTTCTGCACCTGGATTTAACACTGTTGCTAATGGAACTACTCAGTATCCGCAACCCATCCAACCCAGCACATCGATGTGGTCAGCAAATCAGTTGCCTATTGCAAATGGTTTTTCCCAGATGAACTTGATGGAAAATGGAGTGAAATCTGATCTGCAAGATAAGTTTG
The nucleotide sequence above comes from Salvia hispanica cultivar TCC Black 2014 chromosome 5, UniMelb_Shisp_WGS_1.0, whole genome shotgun sequence. Encoded proteins:
- the LOC125188054 gene encoding nonsense-mediated mRNA decay factor SMG7-like, whose product is MTLLMDNAKENPSRERVQQLFNKNVELENKRRKAAQARIPSDPNTWQNMRENYEAILLEDHAFSEQHDIEYALWQLHYRRIEELRALFAAAASAGSPAPQNGKGTLRALPDRLTKIRTQFKTFLSEATGFYHDLMLKIRSKYGLPLGYSSDDPENQIPVSKDGNKSPEGKKGLMTCHRCLIYLGDLARYKSLYGEGDSKARDFAAASSYYSQASSIWPSSGNPHHQLAILAGYSNDELLSIYRYFRSLAVDIPFVTARDNLIIAFEKNRQNYSQILGDGKAPSVKMSPARLPGKGKGKGEPRPALKENKPVASAMKERAPNKSELFKAFITKFVRLNGILFTRTSLEIFPEAFSMVKSDLLELLSSGADDELNFGSDAAECRLAIIRMIAVLIFTVHNVSREGENQSYADILQRNVLLQNAFTAAFEFVGSILERCNHLTDPSLSYFLPGIMVFVEWLACRQDFAVGSELEEKQVKARSFFWNKCIIFLNKLLSSGLVSINEDEDETCFSNMSKYDESETANRLALPEDFELRGFHPLLPAQLILDFSRKHLFGGDGGSKERIARVKRIIAAGKALANVVRVGPDGVYFDDQMKKFVFGVEPQISDDLSLPSHLEPNVNVNSLDISSKGRMALAALPKIVVGAEADDEDDEVIVFKPPTTERHMDEFSLKLTSPGISASVGEASKVDFGNEKGSPSAVQDGFLLKSAVSAGMKSSAPGFNTVANGTTQYPQPIQPSTSMWSANQLPIANGFSQMNLMENGVKSDLQDKFGLYQHASVSLPYPQFIHAGPSHNYPVMNPQASVPSKFDSIITSGSFVDGLSAKPSLVMPPGSKKNPVSRPVRHIGPPPGFGSLPSKVVDEAFNSMPQNETSIPQTDDYSWLDGYQLSSSNQGVGFSNSGNHIVPAFPSVSNINGLMGTANFPFPGKQVPIQVQSNNQKGWQDNPFSEHMLHYEEQQKEFQKGNQQLGLPQQQYQGQSLWESRFFV